The following are encoded in a window of Trueperaceae bacterium genomic DNA:
- a CDS encoding ABC transporter permease — protein MTTVPAAAASTRRRRRLPPFGVTVSIVILVAFVVTALFGHLFGLPDPYAQSLIESLEGPSRAHPLGTDQLGRDMLSRIVAGSRYSLVIGLGAIAVGALTGVPLGMLAGYQRGWLDQVVTRVIDVFLAFPGIILALVIVAILGPGLSSLVLAVGLRSFPIFARVARAETLALREREYVQGARALGSRAARVLGRHVFPNLASALMVIATLQMATAILIGATLTFLGVGISPELPEWGAMMNAARPYMLRAPLLIVIPGLALMLVMFALNLVGDYVRDRADPFSAR, from the coding sequence ATGACCACGGTCCCGGCCGCCGCCGCGAGCACCCGCCGGCGACGCCGCCTGCCGCCCTTCGGCGTCACCGTCAGCATCGTCATCCTCGTCGCCTTCGTCGTCACGGCCCTGTTCGGGCACCTCTTCGGGCTGCCCGACCCCTACGCGCAGAGCCTCATCGAGTCGCTCGAGGGCCCCTCGCGGGCCCACCCCCTCGGCACCGACCAGCTCGGCCGCGACATGCTCTCGCGGATCGTCGCGGGCAGCCGCTACTCGCTGGTGATCGGCCTCGGCGCCATCGCCGTGGGCGCGCTCACGGGCGTGCCCCTCGGCATGCTCGCCGGCTACCAGCGCGGCTGGCTGGACCAGGTCGTCACGCGGGTCATCGACGTTTTCCTCGCCTTCCCCGGCATCATCCTCGCCCTGGTGATCGTGGCGATCCTCGGCCCGGGCCTCTCCAGCCTGGTGCTGGCCGTCGGCCTCAGGTCGTTCCCGATCTTCGCCCGGGTGGCGCGGGCGGAGACGCTGGCGCTCAGGGAGCGCGAGTACGTCCAGGGAGCGAGGGCGCTGGGGTCCCGTGCCGCTAGGGTGCTGGGGCGCCACGTCTTCCCGAACCTGGCCAGCGCGCTCATGGTGATCGCCACGCTGCAGATGGCCACGGCCATCCTCATCGGCGCCACGCTCACGTTCCTCGGCGTCGGCATCTCGCCGGAGCTGCCCGAGTGGGGCGCGATGATGAACGCCGCCCGCCCCTACATGCTGCGCGCGCCGCTGCTGATCGTGATCCCCGGCCTGGCGCTGATGCTCGTGATGTTCGCCCTGAACCTC
- a CDS encoding nuclear transport factor 2 family protein, with translation MRYCCAHPAVAAYEVAWTDPPERIAEHVARAFAPDGVFVSPWLGRPVVGHEAISEHIAASRGRLAGTTVRHTSVMERVGNVLSWTWAFAADGQTVASGMDVVVLAEDERIALLAAFDGPTPPSVGEERDS, from the coding sequence GTGAGATACTGCTGCGCGCACCCGGCCGTCGCCGCGTACGAGGTGGCCTGGACGGACCCGCCTGAGCGCATCGCCGAGCACGTCGCTCGCGCCTTCGCCCCCGACGGTGTCTTCGTGTCGCCGTGGCTCGGCCGCCCCGTGGTGGGCCACGAGGCCATCAGCGAGCACATCGCGGCCTCGCGGGGTCGCCTGGCCGGGACCACCGTTCGTCACACCAGCGTCATGGAGAGGGTGGGGAACGTCCTGAGCTGGACGTGGGCCTTCGCCGCCGACGGACAGACGGTGGCGAGCGGCATGGACGTCGTCGTCCTCGCGGAGGACGAGCGGATCGCGCTGCTGGCGGCGTTCGACGGGCCGACGCCGCCTAGCGTCGGCGAGGAGCGCGACAGCTAG
- a CDS encoding fumarylacetoacetate hydrolase family protein, producing MRLVNYRSHAAGLTSVGVLENEHVVDAASLLARVGEDPAHAASMERLIQLPRETLRRLGEAARDGAGRRTPLSEVRLEAPIRRPSKVIGLGYNYRALCENEGVTPGPEPELFVKMPTSITGPFDPVVVPKVIDKVDFEAELAVVIGRRCSQVEEHEALDYVGGYTVMDDVTAKIIPRPPESGSVVLALKGVDTFAPIGPAILVADDSVDPQGMRIRCRVNGVQKQDFHSSDMVHTVAQVIEYISARITLEPGDLITTGTSLGIGIIQKPPVFLEDGDVVECEIEGIGTIRNEFVLRHVRG from the coding sequence ATGAGGCTGGTCAACTACCGCTCCCACGCCGCGGGTCTGACGTCGGTGGGGGTGCTGGAGAACGAGCACGTGGTCGACGCGGCCAGCCTGCTGGCGCGCGTCGGCGAGGACCCGGCGCACGCGGCCAGCATGGAGCGCCTCATCCAGCTACCCCGCGAGACGCTCAGGCGCCTCGGCGAGGCGGCGCGGGACGGCGCCGGCCGCCGGACGCCTCTGAGCGAGGTGCGCCTCGAGGCCCCGATCCGGCGGCCGAGCAAGGTCATCGGGCTCGGCTACAACTACCGCGCCCTGTGCGAGAACGAGGGCGTCACGCCGGGCCCCGAGCCCGAGCTCTTCGTGAAGATGCCGACCTCCATCACCGGGCCGTTCGACCCCGTGGTCGTCCCCAAGGTCATCGACAAGGTGGACTTCGAGGCCGAGCTGGCCGTCGTGATCGGCCGGCGCTGCTCCCAGGTCGAGGAGCACGAGGCCCTCGACTACGTGGGCGGCTACACGGTCATGGACGACGTGACGGCCAAGATCATCCCGCGTCCGCCGGAGAGCGGCAGCGTGGTGCTCGCCCTCAAGGGCGTCGACACGTTCGCGCCCATCGGCCCGGCCATCTTGGTCGCCGACGACTCCGTCGACCCGCAGGGCATGCGGATCAGGTGCCGCGTGAACGGCGTCCAGAAGCAGGACTTCCACTCCAGCGACATGGTGCACACCGTCGCCCAGGTCATCGAGTACATCTCGGCGCGCATCACGCTGGAGCCGGGAGACCTCATCACCACCGGCACCTCCCTGGGCATCGGCATCATCCAGAAGCCCCCGGTCTTCCTCGAGGACGGCGACGTGGTCGAGTGCGAGATCGAGGGCATCGGGACCATAAGGAACGAGTTCGTCCTGCGGCACGTCAGAGGGTAG
- a CDS encoding ABC transporter permease translates to MLIYSLRRLANLLPTLLIVSFIVFAMVRLIPGDPVTAIAGPDSTPELMAQIRESLGLNEPLLAQYGVYLRGLVTGDLGTSIRSRQPVWSEIGRRLPATLELAGAAMLLSLVVGVGLGVLAALRPGGTVDALARFVSLFGVSSPTFWTGLLFILAFAYYWRLFPISGRGGLEHLVLPAATVSLTSVAFISRLTRASLLEVLSQDYVRTARAKGTAGSRVVLKHALRNALMSPITVAGLEFGRLLSGVIVIEIIFSWPGTGRLLVNAIQFRDFPVIQGLVLVYALIFALVNLAVDLVYAALDPRIALR, encoded by the coding sequence GTGCTGATCTACTCCCTCCGCCGCCTCGCGAACCTCCTGCCGACGCTGCTGATCGTTTCGTTCATCGTCTTCGCGATGGTCAGGCTGATACCGGGCGACCCGGTGACCGCCATCGCCGGGCCCGACTCGACGCCGGAGCTGATGGCCCAGATCCGGGAGTCGCTGGGCCTCAACGAGCCCCTCCTGGCCCAGTACGGCGTGTACCTCAGGGGCCTGGTGACGGGCGACCTCGGCACGTCGATACGGTCGAGGCAGCCGGTCTGGTCCGAGATCGGCCGGCGCCTGCCGGCGACCCTCGAGCTCGCCGGCGCCGCCATGCTGCTCAGCCTCGTCGTCGGCGTCGGGCTCGGCGTGCTGGCCGCGCTGCGGCCGGGCGGGACCGTCGACGCCCTCGCGCGCTTCGTCTCGCTGTTCGGCGTGTCGTCTCCGACGTTCTGGACGGGGCTCTTGTTCATCCTGGCCTTCGCCTACTACTGGCGCCTGTTCCCGATCTCGGGCCGCGGCGGCCTCGAGCACCTCGTGCTCCCGGCCGCGACGGTCTCCCTGACCAGCGTGGCGTTCATCAGCCGGCTCACCCGGGCGAGCCTGCTGGAGGTGCTGTCGCAGGACTACGTGCGCACGGCCCGCGCCAAGGGCACGGCCGGCTCGCGCGTGGTCCTCAAGCACGCGCTGCGCAACGCGCTGATGAGCCCGATCACCGTCGCGGGGCTCGAGTTCGGGCGCCTGCTCTCCGGCGTCATCGTCATCGAGATCATCTTCTCCTGGCCGGGCACGGGCAGGCTCCTCGTCAACGCGATCCAGTTCCGTGACTTCCCGGTGATCCAGGGCCTGGTGCTCGTCTACGCCCTGATCTTCGCCCTGGTGAACCTGGCCGTCGACCTCGTCTACGCCGCTCTCGACCCGAGGATCGCCCTGCGATGA
- a CDS encoding GntR family transcriptional regulator translates to MSESPTISRETLASRVALRLRDEILTGRLKPGDRLNELSIAERYGVSPTPVREAMRLLHGDGLVEYADRRGVRVIEIAERQIRQAFSVRAAIEHLALEEAFPLMSRADKERLLELALRTEEARGRPASFLFEVDRRFHGFLVDSSRNRWLSEFSGRLANVLTVARLDLFNAPDLDAVIAEHEAIAHAVLADDLAKAHEELDKHIRRVRDNAIAAHERARRRTEGAGKEPS, encoded by the coding sequence ATGTCGGAGAGCCCCACCATCAGCCGCGAGACCCTCGCTTCCCGCGTCGCCCTGCGCCTGCGGGACGAGATCCTCACGGGTCGGCTCAAGCCGGGGGACCGCCTCAACGAGCTCTCCATAGCCGAGCGCTACGGGGTCAGCCCGACGCCCGTGAGGGAGGCGATGCGCCTGCTGCACGGCGACGGCCTGGTCGAGTACGCCGACCGCAGGGGCGTGCGCGTCATCGAGATCGCCGAGCGGCAGATCAGGCAGGCGTTCTCCGTGAGGGCCGCGATCGAGCACCTCGCGCTCGAGGAGGCCTTCCCGCTCATGTCCCGCGCCGACAAGGAGCGCCTCCTCGAGCTCGCGCTGAGGACCGAGGAGGCCAGGGGCCGGCCGGCGAGCTTCCTGTTCGAGGTCGACAGGCGGTTCCACGGCTTCCTCGTCGACTCCTCCCGGAACAGGTGGCTGAGCGAGTTCTCCGGGCGGCTGGCCAACGTGCTCACGGTGGCGCGGCTCGACCTGTTCAACGCGCCGGACCTCGACGCCGTCATCGCCGAGCACGAGGCCATCGCCCACGCCGTGCTGGCGGACGACCTCGCCAAGGCGCACGAGGAGCTGGACAAGCACATCAGGCGCGTACGCGACAACGCCATCGCCGCCCACGAGCGCGCCCGTCGGCGCACGGAGGGCGCGGGGAAGGAGCCGTCATGA
- a CDS encoding alpha-amylase, whose protein sequence is MNDVNGVMLQFFHWFLPADGTLWRRLEERAEELADAGFTAVWLPPACKGAGGASDVGYAVYDLFDLGEFDQKGSVRTKYGTKDEYLRAIRAAQTAGVQVYSDVVLNHRLGGDEPEEFSATPMDPRDRTKPIGEPRRIRAWTHFRFPGRGGEYSTLEWHWWHFNAVDRDENDPELEAVYLFEGKSFQHDVDLDFGNYDYLLGCNVDIQSEDARAELLHWGRWYVETTGVDGFRFDAAKHVRPGFFLEWLEHVRAVRDRDLFAVGEYWTYDRDALRRFRDRTDGRVALFDTILHDNLVSASQDPEGFDLRTLFDGTLVQEDPTGAVTLVTNHDTQPLQTNEAVVEPWFVPLAYALVLLREGGYPVVFLADYDGAEYEGEGRDGQPHHVVMPSHRWLIDRFLRVRRERAYGEQRDYFEEPRCIGWVRTGDEQHPGGAAVVLSSGEPGARRMQTASPRTEFVDVTGHVEGTVTTDDDGWAEFRCASGSVSVWVPAFAWDG, encoded by the coding sequence GTGAACGACGTCAACGGCGTGATGCTGCAGTTCTTCCACTGGTTCCTGCCCGCCGACGGGACCCTGTGGCGCCGGCTCGAGGAGCGCGCGGAGGAGCTCGCGGACGCCGGCTTCACGGCCGTATGGCTGCCGCCCGCCTGCAAGGGCGCGGGCGGCGCGAGCGACGTCGGCTACGCGGTCTACGACCTCTTCGACCTGGGGGAGTTCGACCAGAAGGGCTCGGTGCGCACGAAGTACGGCACCAAGGACGAGTACCTGAGGGCGATAAGGGCCGCGCAGACCGCCGGCGTCCAGGTGTACTCGGACGTCGTCCTCAACCACCGCCTCGGCGGCGACGAGCCGGAGGAGTTCTCGGCCACGCCGATGGACCCGCGGGACCGCACCAAGCCCATCGGCGAGCCGCGGCGGATCCGCGCCTGGACCCACTTCCGCTTCCCGGGCCGCGGCGGCGAGTACTCGACCCTCGAGTGGCACTGGTGGCACTTCAACGCCGTCGACCGCGACGAGAACGACCCCGAGCTCGAGGCCGTCTACCTGTTCGAGGGCAAGAGCTTCCAGCACGACGTCGACCTCGACTTCGGGAACTACGACTACCTGCTCGGCTGCAACGTCGACATCCAGAGCGAGGACGCGCGCGCCGAGCTCCTGCACTGGGGCAGGTGGTACGTCGAGACCACCGGCGTCGACGGGTTCCGCTTCGACGCCGCCAAGCACGTGCGGCCCGGCTTCTTCCTCGAGTGGCTCGAGCACGTGAGGGCCGTCCGCGACCGGGACCTGTTCGCCGTCGGGGAGTACTGGACCTACGACAGGGATGCACTGCGACGCTTCCGCGACAGGACCGACGGGCGGGTCGCGCTCTTCGACACGATCCTGCACGACAACCTCGTGTCGGCCAGCCAGGACCCCGAGGGCTTCGACCTCCGCACCCTCTTCGACGGCACGCTGGTGCAGGAAGACCCCACCGGCGCCGTCACGCTCGTCACGAACCACGACACCCAGCCGCTGCAGACGAACGAAGCCGTCGTGGAGCCCTGGTTCGTGCCGCTGGCGTACGCGCTGGTCCTGCTGCGCGAGGGCGGCTACCCCGTCGTGTTCCTGGCCGACTACGACGGCGCCGAGTACGAAGGCGAGGGGCGCGACGGCCAGCCCCACCACGTGGTCATGCCGAGCCACCGCTGGCTCATCGACAGGTTCCTGCGGGTGCGGCGCGAGCGCGCCTACGGGGAGCAGCGCGACTACTTCGAGGAGCCGCGCTGCATCGGCTGGGTACGGACGGGCGACGAGCAGCACCCCGGCGGCGCGGCCGTGGTGCTGAGCAGCGGCGAGCCTGGAGCGCGCCGCATGCAGACGGCGAGCCCGCGGACCGAGTTCGTCGACGTCACGGGCCACGTGGAGGGCACCGTCACGACGGACGACGACGGCTGGGCCGAGTTCCGGTGCGCCAGCGGCTCCGTGTCCGTGTGGGTGCCCGCGTTCGCGTGGGACGGCTAG
- a CDS encoding aldolase/citrate lyase family protein: MFDAIAELRERWSRGETTTNCWLTIPQPFVAEIAGRSGFDSLCIDMQHGLVDFDALPGMLQATTAAGRPTLVRVPWNEPSIIMRVLDMGAAGVIVPLVESAEEARRAVAACLYPPRGNRSFGPARAAVVVPDYFRRAQEGLLVFAMIETRKGLENLDDILDTPGLSGAYIGPADLSLSLGFPPETDSVRTAHQDAVKRVVAACHERGLVIGLHTNGPEFAAVAAGWGVDLVTIASDSKVLASALAVRVEEFGRFRERSAAREA, from the coding sequence ATGTTCGACGCGATAGCCGAGCTCAGGGAGCGCTGGAGCCGGGGCGAGACGACGACCAACTGCTGGCTGACCATCCCGCAGCCGTTCGTCGCCGAGATCGCCGGCCGTAGCGGGTTCGACTCGCTGTGCATCGACATGCAGCACGGCCTCGTCGACTTCGACGCCCTGCCCGGCATGCTGCAGGCCACCACGGCCGCGGGAAGGCCGACCCTGGTCCGCGTACCTTGGAACGAGCCGAGCATCATCATGCGGGTCCTCGACATGGGCGCCGCCGGCGTCATCGTGCCGCTCGTCGAGTCGGCCGAGGAGGCGAGGCGCGCCGTGGCGGCCTGCCTCTACCCGCCGCGCGGGAACCGCAGCTTCGGTCCCGCGCGGGCGGCCGTAGTCGTACCTGACTACTTCCGGCGGGCCCAGGAGGGCCTCCTCGTCTTCGCGATGATCGAGACGAGGAAGGGGCTGGAGAACCTCGACGACATCCTGGACACGCCCGGCCTGAGCGGCGCCTACATCGGGCCCGCCGACCTCAGCCTCTCGCTGGGGTTCCCTCCCGAGACCGACAGCGTCAGGACCGCGCACCAGGACGCCGTCAAGAGGGTCGTCGCGGCGTGCCACGAGCGGGGCCTCGTGATCGGGCTGCACACCAACGGCCCCGAGTTCGCCGCCGTGGCGGCCGGCTGGGGCGTCGACCTCGTGACCATCGCCAGCGACTCGAAGGTACTGGCGAGCGCGCTGGCCGTCCGGGTGGAGGAGTTCGGCAGGTTCAGGGAGCGGAGCGCGGCGCGGGAGGCTTAG
- a CDS encoding SIMPL domain-containing protein (The SIMPL domain is named for its presence in mouse protein SIMPL (signalling molecule that associates with mouse pelle-like kinase). Bacterial member BP26, from Brucella, was shown to assemble into a channel-like structure, while YggE from E. coli has been associated with resistance to oxidative stress.) produces the protein MQHTPRRSPGTLARGRSSLGAVDAGIVAAAFLLAAGLAVAAYIAVRGVEHVKGYESSRLEVTGSADRAVVSDQVKWVGSFSRRVDASSLGEGYRQMAADLDVVLDVLADAGFAREDLSIQPVSVSAVYRECYNADAACVREVVGYELYQWFTLTSDQVQVVTDLAQDAQPFVDAGLTYQTTSLEYYYSGLTDLRPELLAEAIRDAQRRAEAIAQATGARVGPLRSADSGVFQVTQLNSTEVASYGMYDTSTIEKRVTAVVHASFELR, from the coding sequence ATGCAGCACACCCCACGCAGGTCTCCGGGCACCCTCGCTCGCGGGCGTAGCTCCCTCGGCGCCGTGGACGCCGGCATCGTCGCGGCGGCGTTCCTGCTCGCGGCCGGACTGGCCGTCGCCGCCTACATCGCGGTGCGCGGCGTCGAGCACGTGAAGGGGTACGAGTCCTCGAGGCTCGAGGTAACCGGCTCCGCCGACCGCGCCGTCGTCTCCGACCAGGTCAAGTGGGTCGGGTCGTTCTCCCGGCGCGTGGACGCCTCGTCCCTCGGGGAAGGCTACCGGCAGATGGCCGCCGACCTCGACGTGGTCCTCGACGTGCTGGCGGACGCCGGCTTCGCCCGCGAGGACCTCAGCATCCAGCCCGTGTCGGTCTCCGCGGTCTACCGCGAGTGCTACAACGCCGACGCCGCCTGCGTGCGCGAGGTCGTGGGCTACGAGCTGTACCAGTGGTTCACGCTGACGTCCGACCAGGTGCAGGTGGTGACCGACCTCGCCCAGGACGCGCAGCCGTTCGTCGACGCGGGGCTCACGTACCAGACGACCTCGCTCGAGTACTACTACTCGGGCCTCACCGACCTCAGGCCCGAGCTCCTGGCCGAGGCCATCCGCGACGCGCAGCGCCGCGCCGAGGCGATCGCCCAGGCCACGGGCGCCAGGGTGGGTCCTCTGCGCTCCGCAGACAGCGGCGTCTTCCAGGTGACCCAGCTCAACTCGACGGAGGTCGCCTCCTACGGCATGTACGACACCAGCACCATCGAGAAGCGCGTGACCGCCGTGGTGCACGCCAGCTTCGAGCTCAGGTAG
- a CDS encoding membrane dipeptidase has product MGTPTVLGHWDVYELLHRVRSGEEAPLARSILPGLRAGNVRGVFFAVGGDSRSHASGSDLPLRGTLTSMDVALGAIEATPEVTVLRTREDVAALPPDRIGFLLVLEGGRPLEGSVAVLRQFFRLGVRCLLLTWNGRNELADGVGEGESAGGLSTFGREVVREMRRLGMVLDLSHLAPAGFYQAIDVYGGTVVATHSNAKALHDHPRNLTDDQIKLVAQTGGVVGVAFMPAFLAAGTPTVATVVDHIEHMVGLVGDEHVGIGPDFSYGPVAEEHRRQRKYEGIKVDLAVPYPIPDAASLPLLEEALRGRGFGETAIANILGENLLRVLREVLPEGEAVAAA; this is encoded by the coding sequence GTGGGCACGCCGACCGTGCTGGGGCACTGGGACGTCTACGAGCTGCTCCACCGCGTGCGCAGCGGGGAGGAGGCGCCTCTGGCGCGGTCCATCCTGCCTGGCCTGCGCGCGGGCAACGTGCGCGGCGTCTTCTTCGCGGTCGGCGGCGACTCGCGCAGCCACGCCAGCGGCTCCGACCTGCCGCTGCGGGGCACGCTCACCTCGATGGACGTGGCGCTCGGGGCCATCGAGGCCACGCCCGAGGTCACGGTGCTGCGCACGAGGGAGGACGTGGCGGCGCTGCCGCCAGACCGGATCGGCTTCCTGCTCGTGCTCGAGGGCGGCCGCCCGCTCGAGGGCAGCGTCGCCGTGCTGCGGCAGTTCTTCCGCCTCGGGGTGCGGTGCCTGCTGCTCACCTGGAACGGCCGCAACGAGCTGGCCGACGGCGTCGGCGAGGGCGAGAGCGCCGGCGGCCTCTCGACCTTCGGCCGTGAGGTCGTGCGGGAGATGCGCCGGCTCGGCATGGTGCTCGACCTCTCCCACCTGGCGCCCGCGGGCTTCTACCAGGCCATCGACGTCTACGGCGGCACCGTGGTGGCGACGCACAGCAACGCCAAGGCCCTGCACGACCACCCCAGGAACCTCACCGACGACCAGATAAAGCTGGTGGCGCAGACGGGCGGCGTCGTCGGCGTCGCCTTCATGCCGGCCTTCCTCGCAGCCGGGACGCCGACCGTGGCGACGGTCGTGGACCACATCGAGCACATGGTCGGGCTGGTGGGCGACGAGCACGTCGGCATCGGCCCCGACTTCTCCTACGGACCCGTCGCCGAGGAGCACCGCAGGCAGCGCAAGTACGAGGGCATCAAGGTCGACCTGGCAGTGCCGTACCCCATCCCGGACGCGGCGTCGCTGCCTCTTCTCGAGGAGGCGCTCCGCGGGCGCGGCTTCGGGGAGACGGCGATCGCGAACATCCTCGGCGAGAACCTCCTGCGCGTGCTGCGCGAGGTCCTGCCGGAGGGCGAAGCCGTGGCGGCTGCCTAG